One window of the Fusobacterium animalis 7_1 genome contains the following:
- a CDS encoding methylated-DNA--[protein]-cysteine S-methyltransferase, giving the protein MKNIKGISFLYNKEIGYLEIIEEKDGISEISFLGNIDIEKRKNLYNIFTDSPLTKKCSQQLEEYFNGKRKKFNIKLDIRGTEFQKQCWETLLEVPYGKTISYSDEAKMIGNDKAVRAVGSANGKNCIPIIIPCHRIISKDGKLGGYSGGEGGNKGIEIKKYLLELEKNFK; this is encoded by the coding sequence ATGAAAAATATTAAAGGAATTTCATTTTTATACAATAAAGAAATAGGCTATTTAGAAATAATTGAAGAAAAAGATGGTATAAGTGAAATTAGTTTTTTAGGTAATATAGATATTGAAAAAAGAAAAAATCTATATAATATTTTTACTGACTCTCCTTTAACAAAAAAATGTAGTCAACAATTAGAAGAATATTTTAATGGGAAAAGAAAAAAATTTAATATTAAATTAGATATTAGAGGGACTGAGTTTCAAAAGCAATGTTGGGAAACTTTGTTAGAAGTGCCTTATGGCAAAACTATCTCATATAGTGATGAAGCCAAAATGATAGGTAATGATAAAGCAGTAAGAGCTGTTGGTTCTGCCAATGGCAAAAATTGCATTCCAATAATTATTCCTTGTCATAGAATTATCTCAAAAGATGGCAAATTAGGTGGATATAGCGGTGGTGAAGGTGGTAATAAAGGTATTGAAATAAAAAAATATCTGTTAGAGCTTGAAAAAAACTTTAAATAA
- the dnaJ gene encoding molecular chaperone DnaJ, which produces MAKRDYYEVLGVDKNASEDDIKKAFKKAAMKYHPDRFANASDAEKKEAEEKFKEVNEAYQVLSDSKRKQQYDQFGHAAFEPGGAGFSDFDPNSFDFGDIFSNIFGGGSSGFGGFEGFSGFGGSSRRSYVEPGNDLRYNLEITLEEAAKGVEKTIKYKRNGKCEFCNGTGAEDGKTKTCPTCNGQGTIRTQQRTILGVMQSQTICPDCHGTGKIPEKKCKHCHGTGTAKEIVEKKINVPAGIDDGQKLKYAGLGEASQNGGPNGDLYIVIRIKPHDIFIREGENLYCEVPISYATAVLGGEVEVPTLNGKKTVKVPEGTESGKLLKISGEGIKSLRGYGKGDIIVKFTIETPKKLTDKQKELLQKFEESLNDKNYEQKTSFMKKIKKFFKDIID; this is translated from the coding sequence ATGGCAAAAAGAGACTATTATGAAGTCCTTGGTGTAGATAAAAACGCAAGTGAAGATGATATAAAAAAGGCATTTAAAAAAGCAGCAATGAAGTATCACCCTGATAGATTTGCAAATGCTTCAGATGCTGAGAAAAAAGAAGCAGAAGAAAAATTTAAAGAAGTAAATGAGGCTTATCAAGTTCTTTCTGATAGCAAAAGAAAACAACAGTATGATCAATTTGGACATGCTGCTTTTGAGCCAGGTGGAGCTGGTTTCAGTGACTTTGATCCTAATAGTTTTGATTTTGGTGATATTTTTAGTAATATTTTTGGTGGTGGAAGCAGTGGTTTCGGTGGTTTTGAAGGATTTAGTGGCTTTGGTGGTTCTTCAAGAAGAAGCTATGTTGAACCTGGAAATGATTTAAGATATAATCTTGAAATTACTTTGGAAGAAGCTGCAAAAGGTGTAGAAAAAACTATTAAATATAAGAGAAATGGAAAATGTGAATTTTGTAATGGAACTGGTGCAGAAGATGGTAAAACTAAAACTTGTCCTACTTGTAATGGACAAGGGACTATCAGAACTCAACAAAGGACTATATTAGGTGTAATGCAATCACAAACAATTTGTCCTGACTGTCATGGAACAGGAAAAATACCTGAAAAGAAATGTAAACATTGCCATGGAACAGGAACAGCAAAAGAAATTGTTGAAAAGAAAATTAATGTGCCAGCAGGTATAGACGATGGACAAAAATTAAAATATGCAGGATTAGGAGAAGCTAGCCAAAATGGTGGTCCTAATGGTGATTTATATATAGTTATTAGAATAAAACCTCATGATATTTTTATAAGAGAAGGGGAAAATTTATATTGTGAAGTTCCTATTTCTTATGCAACAGCTGTTTTAGGTGGTGAAGTGGAAGTTCCTACTTTAAATGGAAAGAAGACTGTAAAAGTGCCAGAAGGAACAGAAAGTGGAAAATTACTTAAAATCAGTGGAGAAGGAATAAAATCTCTTAGAGGTTATGGAAAAGGAGATATAATTGTTAAATTTACAATAGAAACTCCAAAGAAATTAACTGATAAACAAAAAGAATTATTACAAAAATTTGAGGAAAGTTTAAATGATAAAAATTATGAACAAAAAACAAGTTTTATGAAAAAGATAAAAAAGTTTTTTAAAGATATAATTGATTGA
- a CDS encoding PDDEXK nuclease domain-containing protein, translating to MKFLMIKDNEYKKWIKELGKLYKNSQIKAAISVNKEMLIFYWTLGKDIVKLKAESKWGSGFYENLSLDLQKMIPNTKGFSVTNLKYMKKFYSLYSFLNHPQLVDDLKKNEYSNIFNIPWGHHRYIMDKCENNVEKAIFFINKIIENGWSRAVLLNFLDTNLYERQGKAINNFQKSLPNVQSNLAKEITKDPYNFDFISIREEYNEKELKDALMSNIQKFLLELGTGFAFVGREYRLIVGETEEFIDMLFYHIKLHCYVVIEVKVSAFKPADIGQLGTYITSVNHILKAENDTTTIGLLICKTKDNILAKYATESSKEPIGISEYQLSKLLHDDFKGTLPSIEEIEEELK from the coding sequence ATGAAATTTTTGATGATAAAAGATAATGAATATAAAAAATGGATAAAAGAATTGGGTAAGTTATACAAAAATAGTCAAATAAAAGCAGCTATTTCTGTAAATAAAGAAATGTTAATATTTTATTGGACACTTGGAAAAGATATTGTAAAATTAAAAGCAGAGAGTAAATGGGGAAGTGGATTTTATGAAAATTTAAGTTTAGATTTACAAAAAATGATTCCAAACACCAAAGGCTTCTCAGTTACAAATTTAAAGTATATGAAAAAATTTTATAGTTTGTATTCTTTTTTAAATCATCCACAACTTGTGGATGATTTAAAAAAGAATGAATATAGCAATATTTTCAATATTCCTTGGGGGCATCATAGATATATTATGGATAAATGTGAAAATAATGTAGAAAAAGCAATATTTTTTATAAATAAAATAATAGAAAATGGTTGGTCAAGAGCAGTATTACTTAATTTTTTAGATACAAATTTATATGAAAGACAAGGAAAAGCTATAAATAATTTTCAAAAAAGTTTACCTAATGTTCAAAGTAATCTAGCAAAAGAAATTACAAAGGATCCATATAATTTTGATTTTATTTCTATAAGAGAAGAGTACAATGAAAAAGAATTAAAAGATGCTTTAATGAGTAATATCCAAAAATTTTTATTAGAATTAGGAACTGGTTTTGCATTTGTTGGAAGAGAATACAGATTAATAGTGGGAGAAACAGAAGAATTTATAGATATGTTATTTTATCATATAAAATTACATTGTTATGTAGTGATAGAGGTTAAAGTATCAGCATTTAAGCCAGCAGATATTGGACAATTAGGGACTTATATAACCTCAGTAAATCATATATTAAAAGCTGAAAATGATACAACAACAATAGGTTTATTAATTTGTAAAACAAAAGATAATATTCTTGCAAAATATGCAACTGAAAGTTCTAAAGAACCAATAGGGATATCTGAATATCAATTATCTAAGCTTTTACATGATGATTTTAAAGGAACACTACCTAGCATAGAAGAAATAGAAGAAGAGTTAAAATAA
- the dnaK gene encoding molecular chaperone DnaK, with the protein MSKIIGIDLGTTNSCVAVMEGGNVTIIPNSEGARTTPSVVNIKDNGEVVVGEIAKRQAVTNPTSTVSSIKTHMGSDYKVEIFGKKYTPQEISAKILQKLKKDAEAYLGEEVKEAVITVPAYFTDSQRQATKDAGTIAGLDVKRIINEPTAAALAYGLEKKKEEKVLVFDLGGGTFDVSVLEISDGVIEVISTAGNNHLGGDDFDNEIINWLVTEFKKETGLDLSNDKMAYQRLKDAAEKAKKELSTLMETSISLPFITMDATGPKHLEMKLTRAKFDDLTKHLVEATQGPTKTALKDANLDTKDIDEILLVGGSTRIPAVQEWVENFFGKKPNKGINPDEVVAAGAAIQGGVLMGDVKDVLLLDVTPLSLGIETAGGVFTKMIDKNTTIPVKKSQVYSTYSDNQTAVTINVLQGERSRAADNHSLGTFNLEGIPAAPRGVPQIEVTFDIDANGIVHVSAKDLGTGKENKVTISGSSNLSKEEIERMTKEAEAHAEEDKKFQELVEARNRADQLISATEKTLKENPDKVSEGDKKNIEAAIEELKKVKDGDDKSAIDSAMEKLTQAANKFAEELYKNAQAQQQAGAQANASSDENKSKKDDDVAEAEVVD; encoded by the coding sequence ATGAGTAAAATAATAGGAATTGATTTAGGAACAACAAACTCTTGTGTGGCAGTAATGGAAGGTGGAAATGTAACAATAATACCAAACTCTGAAGGAGCAAGAACAACTCCATCAGTTGTAAATATTAAAGATAATGGTGAAGTAGTTGTTGGAGAAATAGCAAAAAGACAAGCTGTAACAAATCCTACTTCAACAGTAAGTTCAATCAAAACTCATATGGGTTCTGATTACAAAGTAGAAATTTTTGGAAAGAAATATACTCCACAAGAAATTTCTGCAAAGATATTACAAAAATTAAAAAAAGATGCTGAAGCATATTTAGGAGAAGAAGTTAAAGAAGCAGTTATCACAGTACCAGCTTATTTTACAGATTCTCAAAGACAAGCAACAAAAGATGCTGGAACAATAGCAGGTTTAGATGTAAAAAGAATTATAAATGAACCAACTGCTGCTGCTCTTGCATATGGACTTGAAAAGAAAAAAGAAGAAAAAGTATTAGTATTTGACCTTGGTGGAGGAACATTTGATGTATCTGTACTTGAAATATCTGATGGAGTTATAGAAGTTATATCAACAGCAGGAAACAACCACTTAGGTGGAGATGATTTTGATAATGAAATAATAAACTGGCTAGTTACTGAATTTAAGAAAGAAACTGGACTTGACTTATCAAATGATAAAATGGCTTATCAAAGATTAAAAGATGCTGCTGAAAAAGCCAAAAAAGAATTATCAACATTGATGGAAACTTCAATTTCATTACCATTCATAACTATGGATGCAACAGGACCTAAACACTTAGAAATGAAATTGACAAGAGCAAAATTTGATGATTTAACAAAACATCTTGTTGAAGCAACTCAAGGTCCAACAAAAACTGCATTAAAAGATGCAAATCTTGATACAAAAGATATAGATGAAATCTTACTTGTTGGAGGTTCTACAAGAATACCAGCTGTTCAAGAATGGGTTGAAAACTTCTTTGGAAAGAAACCTAATAAGGGAATAAACCCAGATGAAGTTGTTGCTGCTGGAGCTGCAATACAAGGTGGAGTATTGATGGGAGATGTTAAAGATGTATTACTTCTTGATGTAACTCCATTGTCATTAGGAATTGAAACAGCTGGTGGAGTATTTACAAAAATGATAGATAAAAATACTACTATCCCAGTTAAGAAATCACAAGTATATTCTACTTATTCTGATAATCAAACAGCAGTTACTATAAATGTATTACAAGGTGAAAGATCAAGAGCTGCTGATAACCATAGTTTAGGAACTTTTAATTTGGAAGGTATCCCTGCTGCTCCAAGAGGTGTCCCTCAAATAGAAGTTACATTTGATATAGACGCCAATGGTATAGTTCATGTATCTGCAAAAGATTTAGGAACAGGAAAAGAAAATAAAGTAACTATTTCTGGTTCAAGTAACCTTTCAAAAGAAGAAATTGAAAGAATGACTAAGGAAGCAGAAGCACATGCTGAAGAAGATAAAAAGTTCCAAGAATTAGTTGAAGCAAGAAATAGAGCAGACCAATTAATTTCTGCTACTGAAAAGACTTTAAAGGAAAATCCTGATAAAGTAAGTGAAGGAGATAAGAAAAATATAGAAGCTGCTATTGAAGAATTGAAGAAAGTTAAAGATGGTGATGATAAATCTGCAATAGATTCTGCTATGGAAAAATTAACACAAGCTGCTAATAAGTTTGCAGAAGAACTTTATAAGAATGCACAAGCTCAACAACAAGCAGGTGCACAAGCTAATGCAAGTTCAGATGAAAATAAAAGTAAAAAAGATGACGATGTAGCAGAAGCAGAAGTTGTGGACTAA
- the putP gene encoding sodium/proline symporter PutP translates to MASYEIFITFGIYLIFLILIGVYFYSKTTTHESYVLGERGVGYWVTALSAQASDMSGWLLLGLPGAVYLSGLTEIWVVIGLATGTYLNWKFVAPALRIQTEKYNSLTIPSFISQKLNDNKGYIRTFSAIVILFFFTIYSASGLVAGGKLFDSLLGIDYKWGVLIGGGTIIIYTFLGGYLACCWTDFFQGCLMFFAIIVVPIVAYFNGGGIDGISSAMDAKNISLNIFKYAKVLSLPVIISGLGWGLGYFGQPHIIVRFMSIDSADELWKSRLIAMIWVFISLLGAIAVGITGIGVFTDVSQMGGDAEKVFIFLIHKLFNPWIAGILFAAILSAIMSTISSQLLVSSNTLTEDFYKHIVKREKSHKEMIWVGRLCVVVIFIIAGFLAMNPSSKVLELVSYAWAGFGGVFSPVILFTLYKKDLHWKTVLTSMIIATITVIAWKTSGLGNVIYEIVPSFIINCISIYLLEKFKVFEDKKVKVLVK, encoded by the coding sequence ATGGCAAGTTATGAGATTTTTATTACATTTGGAATTTATTTAATATTTTTAATATTAATAGGAGTTTATTTTTATTCAAAAACTACCACTCACGAATCTTATGTTTTAGGAGAAAGAGGAGTTGGATATTGGGTAACAGCATTATCTGCACAAGCAAGTGATATGAGTGGTTGGTTACTTTTAGGATTGCCAGGGGCAGTATATTTAAGTGGACTTACAGAAATTTGGGTAGTTATAGGTTTAGCAACAGGAACTTATCTTAACTGGAAATTTGTTGCACCTGCTTTAAGAATACAAACAGAAAAATATAATTCACTTACCATACCTTCATTTATTTCACAAAAATTAAATGATAATAAGGGCTATATAAGAACATTTTCTGCAATAGTAATCTTATTTTTCTTTACTATTTATTCAGCCTCAGGTTTAGTTGCAGGAGGGAAATTATTTGACTCTTTACTTGGAATTGATTATAAATGGGGAGTGTTAATAGGTGGAGGAACAATAATTATTTATACTTTCTTAGGAGGATATCTTGCTTGTTGTTGGACAGATTTTTTTCAAGGTTGTTTAATGTTTTTTGCAATAATTGTTGTACCAATAGTTGCATATTTTAATGGTGGAGGAATAGATGGAATAAGTTCTGCAATGGATGCAAAAAATATTTCTTTAAATATTTTTAAATATGCCAAAGTTTTAAGTTTGCCAGTTATCATATCAGGTTTAGGTTGGGGACTTGGGTATTTTGGTCAACCTCATATAATTGTTAGATTTATGAGTATAGATAGTGCAGATGAATTATGGAAATCAAGACTTATAGCTATGATTTGGGTTTTCATTTCTCTTTTAGGAGCAATAGCAGTTGGAATTACAGGAATAGGTGTTTTTACAGATGTTTCTCAAATGGGAGGAGATGCAGAAAAAGTATTTATATTCTTAATTCATAAATTATTCAATCCTTGGATAGCAGGAATATTATTTGCAGCAATTTTATCTGCAATAATGTCAACTATATCTTCTCAACTTTTGGTATCATCAAATACTTTAACAGAAGATTTCTATAAACATATAGTTAAAAGAGAAAAATCTCATAAAGAAATGATTTGGGTTGGGAGACTATGTGTTGTTGTAATATTTATTATAGCAGGATTCCTTGCTATGAATCCAAGTTCTAAGGTGTTGGAATTAGTTTCTTATGCTTGGGCAGGTTTTGGAGGAGTATTTTCACCAGTTATTTTATTTACATTATATAAGAAAGATTTACATTGGAAAACTGTTTTGACATCTATGATAATAGCAACAATAACTGTTATAGCTTGGAAAACAAGTGGACTTGGAAATGTAATTTATGAAATAGTACCATCATTTATAATTAACTGTATTTCTATCTATTTATTGGAAAAATTTAAAGTGTTTGAAGATAAGAAAGTGAAAGTGTTAGTGAAATAA
- the hrcA gene encoding heat-inducible transcriptional repressor HrcA, whose amino-acid sequence MEISEREKLVLNAIVDYYLTIGETIGSRTLVKKYGIELSSATIRNVMADLEDMGFIEKTHTSSGRIPTDMGYKYYLTELLKVEKVTQEEIENINNVYNRRVDELENILKKTSTLLSRLTNYAGIAVEPRADNKKVDRVELVYIDEYLVMAVIIMDDRRVKTKNIHLPYPISKKEVEKKAEELNKKIKNDEVSINDLERFFIENNDIIYEYDKDDELCKYFINNLPSMLKNENIAEVTDVIEFFNERKDIKELFEKLIEQKAQENLSSNVNVILGDELGIKELEDFSFVYSIYDIGGAQGIIGVMGPKRMAYSKTMGLINHVSREVNKLINSMEKEKIKKCRRLS is encoded by the coding sequence ATGGAAATCTCTGAAAGAGAAAAACTTGTTCTCAATGCAATAGTAGATTATTATCTCACTATTGGAGAAACAATAGGTTCCAGAACATTGGTAAAAAAATATGGAATAGAACTCTCATCTGCTACAATAAGAAATGTTATGGCTGATTTGGAGGATATGGGATTTATTGAAAAGACCCATACTTCATCAGGACGTATCCCAACAGATATGGGATATAAATATTATTTAACAGAGCTCCTAAAAGTAGAAAAGGTTACACAGGAAGAAATAGAAAATATTAATAATGTGTATAACCGTAGAGTTGATGAATTAGAAAATATTTTGAAAAAAACTTCTACTCTACTTTCAAGATTAACTAATTATGCAGGTATAGCTGTTGAGCCAAGAGCTGACAATAAGAAAGTTGATAGGGTGGAGCTCGTTTACATAGATGAATATTTAGTTATGGCAGTTATCATTATGGATGATAGAAGAGTTAAAACTAAAAATATTCATTTACCTTATCCAATTTCTAAAAAGGAAGTTGAAAAAAAAGCTGAAGAATTAAATAAGAAAATTAAAAATGATGAGGTTTCTATAAATGATTTGGAAAGATTTTTTATAGAGAATAATGACATCATTTATGAATATGATAAAGATGATGAACTTTGTAAGTATTTTATAAATAATCTTCCAAGTATGTTAAAGAATGAAAATATTGCAGAAGTTACAGATGTAATTGAATTTTTTAATGAAAGAAAAGATATAAAAGAATTATTTGAAAAACTTATAGAGCAGAAAGCACAGGAAAATTTAAGCTCTAATGTAAATGTAATACTTGGAGATGAGTTAGGGATAAAAGAATTAGAAGATTTTAGTTTTGTTTATTCAATATATGATATAGGTGGTGCTCAAGGAATAATTGGGGTTATGGGACCAAAAAGAATGGCATATTCTAAAACGATGGGTCTTATAAATCATGTAAGTAGAGAAGTAAATAAATTGATTAATTCAATGGAAAAAGAAAAAATAAAAAAGTGTAGGAGGCTTTCATGA
- the grpE gene encoding nucleotide exchange factor GrpE — protein sequence MKDKEDIKEEVLKEEKKKEVSEEQKNEEVKEEAHEHKDGEHACCGKHNHKEELEKLKAEVEEWKNSFLRKQAEFQNFTKRKEKEVEELKKFSSEKIITQFLGSLDNLERAIESSAESKDFDSLLKGIEMIIKSLKDIMSAEGVEEIKAEGTFDPVYHHAVGVEASEDKKEDEIVKVLQKGYMMKGKVIRPAMVIVCKK from the coding sequence ATGAAAGATAAAGAAGATATTAAAGAGGAAGTTTTGAAGGAGGAAAAAAAGAAAGAAGTTAGTGAGGAACAAAAAAATGAAGAAGTAAAAGAAGAAGCTCATGAACATAAAGATGGTGAACATGCTTGTTGTGGTAAACATAATCATAAAGAAGAGTTAGAAAAACTTAAAGCTGAAGTAGAAGAATGGAAAAATAGTTTTCTAAGGAAGCAAGCTGAATTTCAAAATTTTACTAAAAGGAAAGAAAAAGAAGTTGAAGAACTTAAGAAATTTTCTTCTGAAAAAATTATCACTCAATTTTTAGGAAGTTTAGATAACCTTGAAAGAGCTATTGAGTCATCAGCAGAAAGCAAAGATTTTGATTCACTATTAAAGGGTATAGAAATGATAATAAAAAGTTTAAAAGACATTATGTCAGCTGAAGGTGTAGAAGAAATAAAGGCAGAAGGGACTTTTGATCCAGTATATCATCATGCTGTTGGTGTTGAGGCAAGTGAAGATAAAAAAGAAGATGAAATTGTAAAAGTATTACAAAAAGGTTATATGATGAAAGGTAAAGTCATTAGACCAGCAATGGTTATAGTATGTAAGAAATAA
- the serS gene encoding serine--tRNA ligase, which translates to MLELKFMRENVEMLKEMLKNRNSNVDMDAFVELDSKRREVLSEVENLKRERNNVSVEIANLKKEKKDASHLIEKMGGVSAKIKELDNELVEIDEKIKDIQLNIPNVYHPSTPIGPDENYNLEIRKWGEPKKFSFEPKPHWDIGEDLGILDFERGAKLSGSRFVLYRGAAARLERALINFMLDVHTLEEGYTEHITPFMVKAEVCEGTGQLPKFEEDMYKTTDDMYLISTSEITMTNIHRKEILEQSELPKYYTAYSPCFRREAGSYGKDVKGLIRVHQFNKVEMVKITDAESSYDELEKMVKNAETILQRLELPYRVIQLCSGDLGFSAAKTYDLEVWLPSQNKYREISSCSNCEAFQARRMGLKYRVPNGSEFCHTLNGSGLAVGRTLVAIMENYQQEDGSFLVPKVLIPYMGGVDVIKK; encoded by the coding sequence ATGCTAGAATTAAAATTTATGCGTGAAAATGTTGAAATGCTAAAAGAAATGCTAAAAAACAGAAATAGTAATGTTGATATGGATGCTTTTGTTGAGTTAGATTCAAAGAGAAGAGAAGTTTTATCCGAAGTGGAAAATTTAAAAAGAGAAAGAAATAATGTTTCAGTAGAAATTGCAAATTTAAAGAAAGAAAAGAAAGATGCTAGCCATTTAATAGAAAAAATGGGAGGAGTTTCTGCAAAAATAAAAGAATTAGACAATGAGCTTGTTGAAATAGATGAAAAAATTAAAGATATACAATTAAATATACCTAATGTATATCACCCATCAACTCCTATTGGTCCTGATGAAAATTATAACCTTGAAATTAGAAAATGGGGAGAACCTAAAAAATTTAGCTTTGAGCCAAAACCACACTGGGATATTGGGGAAGATTTAGGAATATTAGATTTTGAAAGAGGAGCAAAATTAAGTGGTTCAAGGTTTGTTCTATACAGAGGAGCTGCTGCAAGACTAGAAAGAGCTTTAATTAATTTTATGCTTGATGTTCATACTTTGGAAGAAGGTTACACTGAACACATAACTCCATTTATGGTTAAAGCAGAAGTTTGTGAAGGAACAGGGCAACTTCCAAAATTTGAAGAAGATATGTATAAAACAACTGATGATATGTACTTAATTTCTACTTCTGAAATCACTATGACAAATATCCACAGAAAAGAAATTTTAGAACAATCTGAATTACCTAAATATTATACTGCTTATTCTCCTTGTTTTAGAAGAGAAGCAGGTTCTTATGGAAAAGATGTAAAAGGGTTGATAAGAGTTCACCAATTTAATAAGGTAGAAATGGTTAAAATAACAGATGCAGAATCTTCTTATGATGAGCTTGAAAAAATGGTTAAAAATGCTGAAACAATCTTACAAAGATTAGAATTACCTTATCGTGTAATTCAACTTTGTTCTGGTGATTTAGGTTTCAGTGCTGCTAAAACTTATGACTTAGAAGTTTGGTTACCATCTCAAAATAAATATAGAGAAATTTCTTCTTGTTCAAACTGTGAAGCATTCCAAGCTAGAAGAATGGGATTAAAATATAGAGTTCCTAATGGAAGTGAGTTCTGCCATACTTTAAATGGTTCAGGACTTGCAGTAGGTAGAACATTGGTTGCTATTATGGAAAATTATCAACAAGAAGATGGTTCTTTCTTAGTTCCTAAGGTATTAATTCCTTATATGGGTGGAGTAGATGTTATTAAAAAGTAG
- a CDS encoding DUF4298 domain-containing protein: protein MKQKERIEKMEKILFNSSKLLEELEEILDKIEEDSKNYDELIKYYYSKNWTKDKEDFEKDLLPNMESAVVLTEDGIYDMMTASSGTAIHMLELATKILKR, encoded by the coding sequence ATGAAACAAAAAGAAAGAATAGAAAAAATGGAAAAAATCCTTTTTAATTCCTCAAAATTATTAGAAGAATTAGAAGAAATTTTAGATAAAATAGAAGAAGATTCCAAAAATTATGATGAACTTATAAAATATTATTATAGTAAGAATTGGACAAAAGATAAAGAAGATTTTGAAAAAGATTTACTTCCTAATATGGAAAGTGCTGTCGTTTTAACAGAAGATGGAATCTATGATATGATGACTGCTAGTAGTGGAACTGCTATTCATATGTTAGAACTTGCAACTAAAATATTAAAAAGATAG
- a CDS encoding radical SAM protein: MYKHVFGPVPSRRLGISLGVDLVVSKSCNLNCIFCECGATKKIQLKRQRFKDMNEILNEIQSVLKDIKPDYVTFSGSGEPTLSLDLGNISKAIKKDLKFKGKICLITNSLLLADKQVIKELEYIDLIIPTLNTLRQDIFEKIVRPDYRTSVDEIRKGFINLNNSNYKGKIWIEIFILENINDNEENFIEIANFLNSENIRYDRIQLNTIDRVGAERDLKAISFDKILKAKKILEENGLHDVEIIKSLSELEENQKIQINKELLNNMKQKRLYQEEEINKIFKKVKIF, from the coding sequence ATGTATAAACATGTATTTGGACCTGTTCCATCAAGAAGATTGGGTATATCCTTGGGAGTTGATTTGGTGGTTAGTAAAAGCTGTAATCTTAATTGTATTTTTTGTGAGTGTGGTGCCACTAAAAAAATTCAATTAAAAAGGCAAAGATTTAAAGATATGAATGAAATATTAAATGAAATTCAATCTGTATTAAAAGATATAAAACCTGATTATGTTACATTTTCTGGAAGTGGAGAACCCACTTTGAGTTTAGATTTAGGTAATATATCAAAAGCCATAAAAAAAGATTTAAAATTCAAAGGTAAAATTTGCCTTATAACTAATAGTTTACTTTTAGCTGATAAACAAGTGATAAAAGAATTAGAATATATAGATTTAATTATCCCAACTCTCAACACTTTGAGACAAGATATATTTGAAAAAATTGTTAGACCTGATTATAGAACAAGTGTAGATGAGATAAGAAAAGGATTTATCAATCTTAATAATTCTAATTATAAAGGAAAGATTTGGATAGAAATTTTTATTTTGGAAAATATTAATGATAATGAAGAAAATTTTATTGAAATAGCTAATTTCTTAAATTCAGAAAATATTAGATATGATAGAATACAATTAAATACTATTGACAGGGTTGGAGCAGAAAGAGATTTAAAAGCTATTAGTTTTGATAAAATTTTAAAAGCTAAAAAGATTTTAGAAGAAAATGGGTTGCATGATGTTGAAATAATCAAAAGTTTAAGTGAATTGGAAGAAAATCAAAAAATTCAAATAAATAAAGAACTTTTAAATAATATGAAACAAAAAAGATTATATCAAGAAGAGGAAATTAATAAAATTTTTAAAAAAGTTAAAATATTTTAA
- a CDS encoding cupin domain-containing protein → MLIDFNKIKEICISKMNDGIGDINAKMYNDDNYRIIFTKIPVGSSIGKHTQTSGDDINYIISGIGKAVCDGVEEILIPESCHICFKNSEHSIINTGSEDLVILTIVVKK, encoded by the coding sequence ATGTTAATTGATTTTAATAAAATTAAAGAAATATGCATTTCAAAAATGAATGATGGAATTGGGGATATAAATGCAAAAATGTATAATGATGATAATTATCGTATTATTTTTACAAAAATTCCAGTAGGAAGTTCAATAGGAAAACATACACAAACTTCAGGAGATGATATAAATTATATTATCAGTGGAATAGGAAAAGCTGTTTGTGATGGGGTTGAAGAAATACTTATACCAGAAAGTTGTCATATTTGCTTTAAAAATTCTGAACATAGTATTATAAATACAGGAAGTGAAGATTTAGTAATATTGACTATTGTTGTGAAAAAATAA